From the genome of Seriola aureovittata isolate HTS-2021-v1 ecotype China chromosome 6, ASM2101889v1, whole genome shotgun sequence, one region includes:
- the ncln gene encoding BOS complex subunit ncln isoform X1, with protein MFEEASEVFDNMFKSSFPLTFIVFIPAVLILVSPLPAEAAHEFTVYRMQQYDLQGQPYGTRNAILNTEARTVEAEVLSRRCVIMRLADFSYDKYQKALRQSAGAVVITLPKNMSAVPQDIVQQFMELEPEMLATETIVPVYFAMEDDELLSIYTQTLTSSSSQGSLSAAEVLLHTATANGFQMVTSGAQSKAISDWAITSLEGRLAGVGGEDLPTIVVVAHYDSFGVAPWLSYGADSNGSGVSMLLELARLFSKLYTYKRTHAGYNLLFFVSGGGKFNYQGTKRWLEENLDHTDSSLLQDNVAFVLCLDTLGNGDSLHLHVSKPPKEGTPQYSLLKELEMVVSSQYPEVKFSMVHKKINLAEDMLAWEHERFGIRRLPAFTLSHLPSHRLAQRSSIMDVRSVSPSSRHGAGEPPAGPHVDVKKLGRNTKVVAEALARVIYNLTEKGAPGDLQIFTEQMQVQEEQLSAVVDWLTAQPRAAQLVDKDSSVVSTLEYHLGRYLKDVKRHYVKADKRDPEFVFYDQLKQTMNAYRVKPAIFDLLLAVCIAAYLGMMYLAIQNFGVLYSVVRRITQPKAKVH; from the exons ATGTTCGAGGAGGCCAGCGAGGTGTTCGACAACATGTTTAAATCTTCGTTTCCCCTAACCTTTATCGTGTTTATCCCCGCGGTGCTGATCCTTGTGTCACCGCTCCCGGCTGAGGCGGCACATGAGTTCACGGTGTACCGCATGCAGCAGTACGACCTGCAGGGACAGCCGTACG GTACCAGGAATGCCATCCTGAACACCGAGGCCCGTACTGTGGAGGCAGAGGTACTAAGTCGTCGCTGTGTTATCATGCGGCTGGCAGACTTCTCCTACGACAAGTACCAGAAAGCCCTGCGCCAGTCAGCGGGAGCTGTGGTCATCACCCTGCCCAAGAACATGTCTGCTGTGCCCCAGGACATAGTACAG CAGTTCATGGAGCTGGAACCGGAGATGTTGGCCACCGAGACCATCGTCCCTGTGTACTTTGCCATGGAGGATGATGAGCTGCTGTCCATCTACACCCAAaccctgacctcctcctcctcgcagGGCTCCTTGTCAGCAGCTGAAG tgcTGCTGCACACGGCCACAGCCAACGGCTTCCAGATGGTCACCAGTGGAGCGCAGAGCAAAGCCATCAGTGACTGGGCCATCACCAGTTTAGAG GGTCGTCTGGCTGGAGTTGGAGGAGAGGACCTGCCCACTATTGTTGTGGTGGCTCACTACGACTCCTTTGGTGTTGCTCCA TGGCTGTCGTATGGAGCCGATTCGAACGGTAGCGGAGTGTCCATGTTACTAGAGCTGGCTCGTCTCTTCTCGAAACTCTACACCTACAAGAGAACTCACGCCGG atacaacttgctgttttttgtgtctGGTGGAGGGAAGTTTAACTACCAGGGCACCAAACGTTGGCTGGAGGAGAATCTGGACCATACAG ACTCCAGTTTGCTACAGGACAACGTAGcctttgtgttgtgtctggACACTCTCGGGAATGGAgactctctgcacctccatgtgTCCAAACCACCTAAAGAGGGAACTCCTCAATACTCTCTGCTTAAGGAGCTGGAGATG GTGGTGAGTAGTCAGTACCCGGAGGTCAAATTCTCCATGGTCCACAAGAAAATCAACCTGGCCGAAGACATGCTGGCCTGGGAGCACGAGCGCTTCGGGATCCGCCGGCTGCCGGCCTTCACTCTGTCCCATCTGCCCTCGCACCGCCTGGCTCAGCGCTCCAGCATCATGGACGTGCGGTCAGTGTCCCCCTCCTCTCGCCACGGAGCGGGAGAGCCCCCTGCTGG GCCTCACGTTGATGTAAAGAAACTCGGTAGGAACACCAAGGTGGTAGCAGAAGCACTGGCCAGGGTCATCTACAACCTCACAGAGAAG GGGGCCCCTGGAGACCTGCAGATCTTCACAGAACAAATG CAGGTCCAGGAGGAGCAGTTATCAGCGGTGGTGGACTGGCTCACAGCGCAGCCGCGAGCCGCCCAGCTGGTGGACAAAGACAGCAGCGTGGTATCCACTCTGGAGTATCACCTCGGACGCTACCTCAAGGATGTAAAGAGACACTACGTCAAAGCTGACAAAAG GGATCCAGAGTTTGTATTCTACGACCAGCTCAAGCAGACTATGAACGCTTACAG agTGAAGCCTGCTATTTTTGACCTGCTACTGGCTGTGTGCATCGCAGCCTACTTAGGGATGATGTATCTGGCTATCCAG AACTTCGGGGTCCTCTACAGTGTTGTCCGTAGAATCACCCAACCCAAGGCGAAGGTCCACTAA
- the ncln gene encoding BOS complex subunit ncln isoform X3, whose amino-acid sequence MFEEASEVFDNMFKSSFPLTFIVFIPAVLILVSPLPAEAAHEFTVYRMQQYDLQGQPYGTRNAILNTEARTVEAEVLSRRCVIMRLADFSYDKYQKALRQSAGAVVITLPKNMSAVPQDIVQQFMELEPEMLATETIVPVYFAMEDDELLSIYTQTLTSSSSQGSLSAAEVLLHTATANGFQMVTSGAQSKAISDWAITSLEGRLAGVGGEDLPTIVVVAHYDSFGVAPWLSYGADSNGSGVSMLLELARLFSKLYTYKRTHAGYNLLFFVSGGGKFNYQGTKRWLEENLDHTDSSLLQDNVAFVLCLDTLGNGDSLHLHVSKPPKEGTPQYSLLKELEMVVSSQYPEVKFSMVHKKINLAEDMLAWEHERFGIRRLPAFTLSHLPSHRLAQRSSIMDVRPHVDVKKLGRNTKVVAEALARVIYNLTEKGAPGDLQIFTEQMQVQEEQLSAVVDWLTAQPRAAQLVDKDSSVVSTLEYHLGRYLKDVKRHYVKADKRDPEFVFYDQLKQTMNAYRVKPAIFDLLLAVCIAAYLGMMYLAIQNFGVLYSVVRRITQPKAKVH is encoded by the exons ATGTTCGAGGAGGCCAGCGAGGTGTTCGACAACATGTTTAAATCTTCGTTTCCCCTAACCTTTATCGTGTTTATCCCCGCGGTGCTGATCCTTGTGTCACCGCTCCCGGCTGAGGCGGCACATGAGTTCACGGTGTACCGCATGCAGCAGTACGACCTGCAGGGACAGCCGTACG GTACCAGGAATGCCATCCTGAACACCGAGGCCCGTACTGTGGAGGCAGAGGTACTAAGTCGTCGCTGTGTTATCATGCGGCTGGCAGACTTCTCCTACGACAAGTACCAGAAAGCCCTGCGCCAGTCAGCGGGAGCTGTGGTCATCACCCTGCCCAAGAACATGTCTGCTGTGCCCCAGGACATAGTACAG CAGTTCATGGAGCTGGAACCGGAGATGTTGGCCACCGAGACCATCGTCCCTGTGTACTTTGCCATGGAGGATGATGAGCTGCTGTCCATCTACACCCAAaccctgacctcctcctcctcgcagGGCTCCTTGTCAGCAGCTGAAG tgcTGCTGCACACGGCCACAGCCAACGGCTTCCAGATGGTCACCAGTGGAGCGCAGAGCAAAGCCATCAGTGACTGGGCCATCACCAGTTTAGAG GGTCGTCTGGCTGGAGTTGGAGGAGAGGACCTGCCCACTATTGTTGTGGTGGCTCACTACGACTCCTTTGGTGTTGCTCCA TGGCTGTCGTATGGAGCCGATTCGAACGGTAGCGGAGTGTCCATGTTACTAGAGCTGGCTCGTCTCTTCTCGAAACTCTACACCTACAAGAGAACTCACGCCGG atacaacttgctgttttttgtgtctGGTGGAGGGAAGTTTAACTACCAGGGCACCAAACGTTGGCTGGAGGAGAATCTGGACCATACAG ACTCCAGTTTGCTACAGGACAACGTAGcctttgtgttgtgtctggACACTCTCGGGAATGGAgactctctgcacctccatgtgTCCAAACCACCTAAAGAGGGAACTCCTCAATACTCTCTGCTTAAGGAGCTGGAGATG GTGGTGAGTAGTCAGTACCCGGAGGTCAAATTCTCCATGGTCCACAAGAAAATCAACCTGGCCGAAGACATGCTGGCCTGGGAGCACGAGCGCTTCGGGATCCGCCGGCTGCCGGCCTTCACTCTGTCCCATCTGCCCTCGCACCGCCTGGCTCAGCGCTCCAGCATCATGGACGTGCG GCCTCACGTTGATGTAAAGAAACTCGGTAGGAACACCAAGGTGGTAGCAGAAGCACTGGCCAGGGTCATCTACAACCTCACAGAGAAG GGGGCCCCTGGAGACCTGCAGATCTTCACAGAACAAATG CAGGTCCAGGAGGAGCAGTTATCAGCGGTGGTGGACTGGCTCACAGCGCAGCCGCGAGCCGCCCAGCTGGTGGACAAAGACAGCAGCGTGGTATCCACTCTGGAGTATCACCTCGGACGCTACCTCAAGGATGTAAAGAGACACTACGTCAAAGCTGACAAAAG GGATCCAGAGTTTGTATTCTACGACCAGCTCAAGCAGACTATGAACGCTTACAG agTGAAGCCTGCTATTTTTGACCTGCTACTGGCTGTGTGCATCGCAGCCTACTTAGGGATGATGTATCTGGCTATCCAG AACTTCGGGGTCCTCTACAGTGTTGTCCGTAGAATCACCCAACCCAAGGCGAAGGTCCACTAA
- the ncln gene encoding BOS complex subunit ncln isoform X2 produces MFEEASEVFDNMFKSSFPLTFIVFIPAVLILVSPLPAEAAHEFTVYRMQQYDLQGQPYGTRNAILNTEARTVEAEVLSRRCVIMRLADFSYDKYQKALRQSAGAVVITLPKNMSAVPQDIVQQFMELEPEMLATETIVPVYFAMEDDELLSIYTQTLTSSSSQGSLSAAEVLLHTATANGFQMVTSGAQSKAISDWAITSLEGRLAGVGGEDLPTIVVVAHYDSFGVAPWLSYGADSNGSGVSMLLELARLFSKLYTYKRTHAGYNLLFFVSGGGKFNYQGTKRWLEENLDHTDSSLLQDNVAFVLCLDTLGNGDSLHLHVSKPPKEGTPQYSLLKELEMVVSSQYPEVKFSMVHKKINLAEDMLAWEHERFGIRRLPAFTLSHLPSHRLAQRSSIMDVRSVSPSSRHGAGEPPAGPHVDVKKLGRNTKVVAEALARVIYNLTEKGAPGDLQIFTEQMVQEEQLSAVVDWLTAQPRAAQLVDKDSSVVSTLEYHLGRYLKDVKRHYVKADKRDPEFVFYDQLKQTMNAYRVKPAIFDLLLAVCIAAYLGMMYLAIQNFGVLYSVVRRITQPKAKVH; encoded by the exons ATGTTCGAGGAGGCCAGCGAGGTGTTCGACAACATGTTTAAATCTTCGTTTCCCCTAACCTTTATCGTGTTTATCCCCGCGGTGCTGATCCTTGTGTCACCGCTCCCGGCTGAGGCGGCACATGAGTTCACGGTGTACCGCATGCAGCAGTACGACCTGCAGGGACAGCCGTACG GTACCAGGAATGCCATCCTGAACACCGAGGCCCGTACTGTGGAGGCAGAGGTACTAAGTCGTCGCTGTGTTATCATGCGGCTGGCAGACTTCTCCTACGACAAGTACCAGAAAGCCCTGCGCCAGTCAGCGGGAGCTGTGGTCATCACCCTGCCCAAGAACATGTCTGCTGTGCCCCAGGACATAGTACAG CAGTTCATGGAGCTGGAACCGGAGATGTTGGCCACCGAGACCATCGTCCCTGTGTACTTTGCCATGGAGGATGATGAGCTGCTGTCCATCTACACCCAAaccctgacctcctcctcctcgcagGGCTCCTTGTCAGCAGCTGAAG tgcTGCTGCACACGGCCACAGCCAACGGCTTCCAGATGGTCACCAGTGGAGCGCAGAGCAAAGCCATCAGTGACTGGGCCATCACCAGTTTAGAG GGTCGTCTGGCTGGAGTTGGAGGAGAGGACCTGCCCACTATTGTTGTGGTGGCTCACTACGACTCCTTTGGTGTTGCTCCA TGGCTGTCGTATGGAGCCGATTCGAACGGTAGCGGAGTGTCCATGTTACTAGAGCTGGCTCGTCTCTTCTCGAAACTCTACACCTACAAGAGAACTCACGCCGG atacaacttgctgttttttgtgtctGGTGGAGGGAAGTTTAACTACCAGGGCACCAAACGTTGGCTGGAGGAGAATCTGGACCATACAG ACTCCAGTTTGCTACAGGACAACGTAGcctttgtgttgtgtctggACACTCTCGGGAATGGAgactctctgcacctccatgtgTCCAAACCACCTAAAGAGGGAACTCCTCAATACTCTCTGCTTAAGGAGCTGGAGATG GTGGTGAGTAGTCAGTACCCGGAGGTCAAATTCTCCATGGTCCACAAGAAAATCAACCTGGCCGAAGACATGCTGGCCTGGGAGCACGAGCGCTTCGGGATCCGCCGGCTGCCGGCCTTCACTCTGTCCCATCTGCCCTCGCACCGCCTGGCTCAGCGCTCCAGCATCATGGACGTGCGGTCAGTGTCCCCCTCCTCTCGCCACGGAGCGGGAGAGCCCCCTGCTGG GCCTCACGTTGATGTAAAGAAACTCGGTAGGAACACCAAGGTGGTAGCAGAAGCACTGGCCAGGGTCATCTACAACCTCACAGAGAAG GGGGCCCCTGGAGACCTGCAGATCTTCACAGAACAAATG GTCCAGGAGGAGCAGTTATCAGCGGTGGTGGACTGGCTCACAGCGCAGCCGCGAGCCGCCCAGCTGGTGGACAAAGACAGCAGCGTGGTATCCACTCTGGAGTATCACCTCGGACGCTACCTCAAGGATGTAAAGAGACACTACGTCAAAGCTGACAAAAG GGATCCAGAGTTTGTATTCTACGACCAGCTCAAGCAGACTATGAACGCTTACAG agTGAAGCCTGCTATTTTTGACCTGCTACTGGCTGTGTGCATCGCAGCCTACTTAGGGATGATGTATCTGGCTATCCAG AACTTCGGGGTCCTCTACAGTGTTGTCCGTAGAATCACCCAACCCAAGGCGAAGGTCCACTAA
- the ncln gene encoding BOS complex subunit ncln isoform X4, translated as MFEEASEVFDNMFKSSFPLTFIVFIPAVLILVSPLPAEAAHEFTVYRMQQYDLQGQPYGTRNAILNTEARTVEAEVLSRRCVIMRLADFSYDKYQKALRQSAGAVVITLPKNMSAVPQDIVQQFMELEPEMLATETIVPVYFAMEDDELLSIYTQTLTSSSSQGSLSAAEVLLHTATANGFQMVTSGAQSKAISDWAITSLEGRLAGVGGEDLPTIVVVAHYDSFGVAPWLSYGADSNGSGVSMLLELARLFSKLYTYKRTHAGYNLLFFVSGGGKFNYQGTKRWLEENLDHTDSSLLQDNVAFVLCLDTLGNGDSLHLHVSKPPKEGTPQYSLLKELEMVVSSQYPEVKFSMVHKKINLAEDMLAWEHERFGIRRLPAFTLSHLPSHRLAQRSSIMDVRPHVDVKKLGRNTKVVAEALARVIYNLTEKGAPGDLQIFTEQMVQEEQLSAVVDWLTAQPRAAQLVDKDSSVVSTLEYHLGRYLKDVKRHYVKADKRDPEFVFYDQLKQTMNAYRVKPAIFDLLLAVCIAAYLGMMYLAIQNFGVLYSVVRRITQPKAKVH; from the exons ATGTTCGAGGAGGCCAGCGAGGTGTTCGACAACATGTTTAAATCTTCGTTTCCCCTAACCTTTATCGTGTTTATCCCCGCGGTGCTGATCCTTGTGTCACCGCTCCCGGCTGAGGCGGCACATGAGTTCACGGTGTACCGCATGCAGCAGTACGACCTGCAGGGACAGCCGTACG GTACCAGGAATGCCATCCTGAACACCGAGGCCCGTACTGTGGAGGCAGAGGTACTAAGTCGTCGCTGTGTTATCATGCGGCTGGCAGACTTCTCCTACGACAAGTACCAGAAAGCCCTGCGCCAGTCAGCGGGAGCTGTGGTCATCACCCTGCCCAAGAACATGTCTGCTGTGCCCCAGGACATAGTACAG CAGTTCATGGAGCTGGAACCGGAGATGTTGGCCACCGAGACCATCGTCCCTGTGTACTTTGCCATGGAGGATGATGAGCTGCTGTCCATCTACACCCAAaccctgacctcctcctcctcgcagGGCTCCTTGTCAGCAGCTGAAG tgcTGCTGCACACGGCCACAGCCAACGGCTTCCAGATGGTCACCAGTGGAGCGCAGAGCAAAGCCATCAGTGACTGGGCCATCACCAGTTTAGAG GGTCGTCTGGCTGGAGTTGGAGGAGAGGACCTGCCCACTATTGTTGTGGTGGCTCACTACGACTCCTTTGGTGTTGCTCCA TGGCTGTCGTATGGAGCCGATTCGAACGGTAGCGGAGTGTCCATGTTACTAGAGCTGGCTCGTCTCTTCTCGAAACTCTACACCTACAAGAGAACTCACGCCGG atacaacttgctgttttttgtgtctGGTGGAGGGAAGTTTAACTACCAGGGCACCAAACGTTGGCTGGAGGAGAATCTGGACCATACAG ACTCCAGTTTGCTACAGGACAACGTAGcctttgtgttgtgtctggACACTCTCGGGAATGGAgactctctgcacctccatgtgTCCAAACCACCTAAAGAGGGAACTCCTCAATACTCTCTGCTTAAGGAGCTGGAGATG GTGGTGAGTAGTCAGTACCCGGAGGTCAAATTCTCCATGGTCCACAAGAAAATCAACCTGGCCGAAGACATGCTGGCCTGGGAGCACGAGCGCTTCGGGATCCGCCGGCTGCCGGCCTTCACTCTGTCCCATCTGCCCTCGCACCGCCTGGCTCAGCGCTCCAGCATCATGGACGTGCG GCCTCACGTTGATGTAAAGAAACTCGGTAGGAACACCAAGGTGGTAGCAGAAGCACTGGCCAGGGTCATCTACAACCTCACAGAGAAG GGGGCCCCTGGAGACCTGCAGATCTTCACAGAACAAATG GTCCAGGAGGAGCAGTTATCAGCGGTGGTGGACTGGCTCACAGCGCAGCCGCGAGCCGCCCAGCTGGTGGACAAAGACAGCAGCGTGGTATCCACTCTGGAGTATCACCTCGGACGCTACCTCAAGGATGTAAAGAGACACTACGTCAAAGCTGACAAAAG GGATCCAGAGTTTGTATTCTACGACCAGCTCAAGCAGACTATGAACGCTTACAG agTGAAGCCTGCTATTTTTGACCTGCTACTGGCTGTGTGCATCGCAGCCTACTTAGGGATGATGTATCTGGCTATCCAG AACTTCGGGGTCCTCTACAGTGTTGTCCGTAGAATCACCCAACCCAAGGCGAAGGTCCACTAA